The following coding sequences lie in one Spirosoma sp. KUDC1026 genomic window:
- a CDS encoding VWA domain-containing protein, whose amino-acid sequence MNIIFQSSPWWILVCLLVGALYAYIMYQPLPLPGMSSANGSGDTVGGIDKRTSYGLAALRFVVVSLLCFLLLNPLIRSIQTLTEKPTVVLAIDNSESVAAAGRPALNKALTNLQQLQQKLSEKGLDVAVRNFGDSLSNADLTQIPFTQRTTDLSGLLSRIRSDYEGRNLTDVVLVSDGIFNQGVSPTFGQYPFAVQTIGLGDTIPKKDIQLKGVIANRIAYLGNQFPVQAEVISNGFQGRTATVVLRQNGKELGRQAVSFGQNDTFNQLTFQTTATQKGVQHYVVEILPQPGEFSTQNNRQDVYLDVIDGREKVLLLALTPHPDVKALRSILEKNENYEVDVRTITGASDQTPPAEKAYDLIILHQIPDNSGLSSALVQRYLAKNTPILFVLGNQSALGPFNASNSIVQIAGQPGQSDKVTGVLNPSFKQLNLDPTRFEILSKLPPMLATYGEYRLQPGSEVVLWQQIGSVRTTKPLLALNVTSPRKTAVLAGEGLWAWRQEEFALTEKQEVVDELIQKVIQLISVKEDRRKLRVYPIRNEFVAGEKVIFETEIYNDIYERLYDKPVRLDITDERGIIRNFNYTPTAENSRFEISRLPQGAYQFKASIAASPGGKAEQASGQFVVRDLQLEALNTTADHGLLRQLAQQTGGQFYSADRLDALVNSLTTKPHPARLSSTEEMNEIINWRWLFFVVLAFVTIEWALRKFYGGY is encoded by the coding sequence ATGAACATAATTTTTCAATCGTCTCCCTGGTGGATTCTGGTTTGTTTGCTGGTCGGAGCGCTGTATGCGTACATCATGTATCAGCCGCTGCCGTTACCGGGCATGTCGTCGGCGAACGGCAGTGGAGATACTGTTGGTGGCATCGATAAACGAACGTCCTACGGGCTGGCTGCCTTGCGGTTTGTTGTCGTCAGTCTGCTCTGTTTCCTGCTGCTGAACCCGCTGATCCGCAGTATTCAGACACTAACCGAGAAACCAACGGTTGTACTGGCGATTGATAATTCAGAGTCCGTAGCGGCTGCCGGACGTCCGGCGTTAAACAAGGCGCTGACAAATCTGCAGCAGCTCCAGCAAAAACTGAGTGAAAAAGGACTGGACGTAGCGGTACGTAACTTCGGTGATTCGCTAAGTAATGCCGATCTGACTCAGATTCCCTTTACCCAGCGAACAACAGACTTGTCAGGGCTTCTGTCCCGTATCCGGTCGGATTACGAAGGACGCAACCTGACGGACGTGGTCCTGGTGTCTGACGGCATTTTTAACCAGGGCGTATCACCCACGTTTGGTCAGTATCCATTCGCCGTCCAGACGATTGGATTAGGCGACACTATTCCTAAAAAAGACATTCAACTCAAAGGCGTCATCGCCAACCGGATTGCTTACCTGGGTAACCAGTTTCCGGTGCAGGCGGAAGTGATCAGTAACGGTTTTCAGGGCCGTACAGCTACCGTCGTATTACGGCAGAATGGAAAAGAGCTGGGTCGCCAAGCTGTCAGTTTTGGTCAGAACGATACGTTCAACCAGCTAACCTTCCAGACCACGGCGACGCAGAAAGGCGTTCAGCATTACGTCGTCGAAATCCTGCCGCAGCCGGGCGAATTCAGCACCCAAAACAATCGCCAGGACGTGTACCTGGATGTCATTGACGGACGAGAGAAAGTGCTGTTGCTGGCGCTGACCCCGCACCCCGACGTAAAAGCGCTACGTAGTATTCTGGAGAAAAACGAGAACTACGAGGTGGACGTCCGGACGATAACCGGTGCTTCCGACCAAACACCTCCGGCCGAAAAAGCGTACGACCTGATCATCCTGCACCAGATTCCGGACAATAGTGGACTCAGCTCGGCGCTGGTACAGCGTTATCTGGCAAAGAACACGCCCATACTGTTCGTACTGGGAAATCAATCGGCGCTGGGCCCGTTCAATGCGTCAAACTCCATCGTTCAGATTGCCGGGCAGCCTGGTCAGAGCGACAAAGTAACGGGTGTATTAAATCCATCCTTCAAGCAACTTAACCTTGATCCGACCCGATTTGAGATATTGAGCAAGCTGCCACCTATGCTGGCTACGTACGGCGAATATCGGTTGCAACCGGGGAGTGAGGTTGTTTTGTGGCAGCAGATCGGTAGCGTGCGCACAACCAAGCCGCTGCTTGCGTTGAACGTAACGAGCCCCCGAAAAACAGCCGTGCTGGCTGGTGAAGGCCTATGGGCGTGGCGTCAGGAGGAATTTGCCCTGACCGAAAAGCAGGAGGTCGTTGACGAACTAATCCAGAAAGTTATCCAACTGATTTCCGTAAAGGAGGACCGGCGTAAGCTGCGGGTCTACCCAATCCGGAATGAGTTTGTAGCGGGCGAGAAGGTGATTTTCGAAACTGAAATCTACAACGACATCTACGAGCGGTTGTATGACAAACCCGTCCGGCTTGACATTACCGATGAGCGCGGCATCATCCGTAACTTCAATTATACCCCCACCGCCGAAAACAGCCGCTTTGAAATCAGTCGTCTGCCCCAGGGCGCGTATCAGTTCAAGGCCAGCATCGCTGCGAGTCCCGGCGGAAAAGCCGAACAGGCATCAGGTCAGTTTGTGGTCCGTGATCTACAGCTCGAAGCGCTGAACACAACCGCCGATCATGGTCTGCTCCGTCAACTGGCTCAGCAGACGGGTGGTCAGTTTTACAGCGCCGACCGCCTTGACGCGCTGGTAAACAGCCTGACGACGAAGCCCCATCCTGCCCGGCTGAGCAGTACCGAAGAGATGAACGAAATCATCAACTGGCGCTGGCTATTCTTCGTCGTGCTGGCTTTCGTAACGATCGAATGGGCGCTGCGGAAGTTTTACGGAGGATATTAA
- a CDS encoding glycine--tRNA ligase, with product MNTTQTPATGTPAASLQDIISHAKEYGFVFPSSEIYDGLQAVYDYGQNGVELKNNLKTLWWKAMTQLNDNVVGIDASIFMHPLTWKASGHVDSFNDPMIDNRDSKKRYRADQLIEGKAEQYELAGDTERGQALRNELGRLQSADDMEGLRNLIIAEGIKDPISGTDNWTEVRQFNLMFSTQVGSVAEDASLIYLRPETAQGIFVNFLNVQKTGRMKVPFGIAQIGKAFRNEIVARQFTFRMREFEQMEMQFFVRPGSEMEWYERWRDTRMKFHQALGLPAEKLKFHIHEKLAHYANAAVDIEYQFPFGFREMEGIHSRTDFDLKSHQELSRKKQQYFDNDVDPATGKPYGNYIPYVVETSVGADRLFLAVFCNAFTKEVVRSGVPGEGDQQKERTYLKLHPALAPIKAAVFPLVRKDGLPEKAEQIVKSLRSEFRVIYEERDAIGKRYTRQDLIGTPFCIAVDYQTLEDDTVTIRYRDTTEQIRIPISELKARIGQEVSMERVLEQMY from the coding sequence ATGAATACTACTCAAACACCGGCTACGGGTACTCCGGCAGCCTCGCTTCAGGACATCATTTCCCACGCCAAAGAATATGGCTTTGTGTTCCCGTCATCTGAAATCTATGATGGTCTACAGGCCGTGTACGACTACGGTCAGAATGGCGTTGAGCTGAAAAATAACCTTAAAACGCTGTGGTGGAAAGCCATGACGCAACTCAACGATAATGTCGTTGGAATCGATGCATCCATCTTTATGCACCCGCTGACGTGGAAAGCATCCGGGCACGTTGACTCGTTCAACGACCCGATGATTGACAACCGCGATTCGAAAAAACGGTACCGTGCTGACCAACTCATCGAAGGCAAAGCTGAACAGTATGAACTGGCGGGCGATACCGAACGGGGGCAGGCACTACGTAACGAACTGGGACGGTTGCAGAGCGCTGACGATATGGAAGGGCTACGTAACCTGATTATCGCTGAGGGCATTAAGGACCCAATTTCAGGCACTGATAACTGGACCGAAGTTCGTCAGTTCAACCTGATGTTCTCAACGCAGGTAGGTTCGGTGGCAGAAGATGCCAGCCTGATTTATCTCCGTCCTGAAACGGCGCAGGGTATTTTCGTTAATTTCCTGAACGTCCAGAAAACCGGTCGGATGAAGGTGCCGTTTGGGATTGCTCAGATTGGTAAGGCGTTTCGTAACGAGATTGTGGCCCGTCAGTTCACGTTCCGGATGCGCGAGTTCGAACAGATGGAAATGCAGTTCTTCGTACGGCCTGGTTCCGAGATGGAGTGGTACGAACGCTGGCGCGATACGCGGATGAAGTTCCACCAGGCGCTGGGTCTTCCCGCCGAAAAACTCAAATTTCACATCCACGAGAAACTGGCGCACTACGCCAATGCCGCTGTGGACATTGAGTATCAGTTTCCCTTTGGTTTTCGCGAGATGGAAGGGATTCACTCGCGGACGGATTTTGACCTGAAGTCGCACCAGGAGCTGAGCCGCAAAAAACAACAATATTTCGACAATGACGTCGATCCGGCAACGGGTAAACCTTACGGTAACTACATTCCGTACGTTGTAGAAACCTCCGTTGGAGCCGATCGGTTGTTCCTGGCGGTATTCTGCAATGCGTTCACGAAGGAAGTTGTGCGGTCCGGCGTTCCGGGTGAAGGTGATCAGCAGAAGGAGCGTACGTATCTAAAGCTACATCCGGCGCTGGCACCGATCAAAGCGGCCGTATTCCCGCTGGTGCGGAAAGACGGACTGCCCGAAAAAGCCGAGCAGATCGTGAAGAGTCTGCGGTCGGAATTCCGGGTGATTTATGAGGAGCGCGACGCTATTGGTAAACGCTATACCCGTCAGGACCTGATCGGTACGCCGTTCTGTATCGCCGTTGATTACCAGACGCTGGAAGATGATACCGTCACCATTCGTTACCGTGATACGACTGAGCAGATACGTATCCCCATCAGCGAATTGAAAGCCCGTATCGGTCAGGAAGTATCGATGGAGCGCGTACTGGAACAGATGTACTAG